A window of the Penaeus monodon isolate SGIC_2016 chromosome 38, NSTDA_Pmon_1, whole genome shotgun sequence genome harbors these coding sequences:
- the LOC119596625 gene encoding dnaJ homolog subfamily C member 25 homolog produces the protein MPWLLLLCLSCIVAQPSSAYVEDYYCGEHNCYELLELTRDATKQEIKRAFRSVASKTHPDKFQDPEEKRLAEERFQLLSTAYDILRDDEAREDYDYMLDHPEQFYQNVYRAWRRRMAPHVDVRIVLAVTISCISLVQYYNGWTKYEEAIKHFSTVPKYRIHAIEIAKKEGMLITDKKKLKGMSKDQIREQEEKVIRQVIEKKMDIRGVYAKPTYRDILWVQLVLLPYWTFQYISWYVRWVWKFGILREEYGDEEKLYIIRKNMGMSGGQFDSLDEEMKMQYLDMELWVKENFRAWKEERDMEWRVKMASSGRYKSYRRHLKNNGPGRIYFDDS, from the exons ATGCCGTGGCTCCTGCTGCTCTGCCTCTCGTGTATTGTGGCACAGCCGTCCAGCGCCTACGTGGAGGACTACTACTGCGGCGAACACAACTGCTATGAGC TGCTGGAACTAACGCGTGATGCGACGAAGCAGGAGATCAAGAGAGCCTTCCGTTCGGTCGCCTCAAAGACCCATCCGGACAAATTTCAAGACCCAGAGGAGAAGAGGCTAGCTGAGGAGCGGTTCCAACTTCTATCGACAGC GTACGACATCTTGAGGGACGATGAAGCAAGAGAAGACTACGACTACATGCTTGACCACCCTGAACAGTTCTACCAAAATGTATACCGAGCGTGGCGCAGGCGCATGGCACCTCACGTGGATGTCAGAATTGTGCTTGCAGTTACCATTTCCTGCATCTCTTTGGTTCAGTACTATAATGGATGGACAAA ATACGAGGAAGCCATCAAACACTTCTCCACAGTCCCAAAGTACAGAATCCATGCCATCGAGATAGCCAAGAAGGAGGGAATGCTCATCACGGACAAGAAGAAGCTGAAGGGCATGTCCAAGGATCAGAtcagagagcaggaggagaaagtGATTCGCCAGGTCATCGAAAAGAAGATGGACATTCGGGGCGTATATGCGAAGCCTACGTACAG GGATATTTTGTGGGTGCAGCTAGTGCTCCTTCCATATTGGACGTTTCAGTACATTTCCTGGTACGTCCGCTGGGTTTGGAAATTCGGCATTTTACGGGAAGAGTACGGAGATGAAGAGAAACTCTACATTATTCGGAAAAATATGGGCATGAGTGGCGGACAGTTTGAT AGTTTAGACGAGGAGATGAAGATGCAGTACCTGGACATGGAGCTGTGGGTGAAGGAGAACTTCAGGGCCTGGAAGGAGGAGCGCGACATGGAGTGGCGGGTCAAGATGGCCTCCTCGGGCCGCTACAAGTCCTACCGCCGCCACCTGAAAAACAACGGGCCCGGCCGCATATACTTTGACGATTCTTAG